The Chelonia mydas isolate rCheMyd1 chromosome 1, rCheMyd1.pri.v2, whole genome shotgun sequence nucleotide sequence ctggcctggagatggcccatgtctggatctccatccccttctgcaccatgtatGTGATAGCtatcttggggaacttcaccatcctatTCATTGTGAAGACAGAGCcaagcctccatgggcccatgtactatttcctcttcATGCTGGCCATCAGCGACCTGGTCCTGTCTACGTCCATCCTGCCCAGGacactgagcatcttctggttcaattccagggtgattgatttcagtgcctgcctcacccagatgtacttcattcactgcttctcagTGATAGAGTCTGGGATCTTTGTGGCCATGGCTTtggatcgctacgtggccatctgccacCCCCTGAGACATTCCGCCATCCTGACAAACCGTGTGGTGGCCAACATTGGTCTGGCTCTGGTGCTGCGTGGCAGCATAGTCATACTGCCCACTGCCTTCCTGGCGAggcagtggccatattgcagaaccaacatcatcccccacTCGTACTGCGAGCACATAgctgtggtgaagctggcctgcaACAATACCCGCGTCAGTAGATACTATGGCCTCTTTGTGGTATTCTTTGTGACTGGTCTGGATGTGCTTTTTATTGCTGTGTCCTAcacccagatcctcagggccatcttcagcctccccacaaaggatgcccGGCTCAAAACTTTtgggacctgcagctcccacctctgtgtcatcttagccttttacatcccagctctcttctccttcctcacacAGCGGTTTGGCCACAATGTGGCCCTGCATTTCCATGTTCTCATGGCCAACATGTATCTCCTGGtgccccccatgctaaaccccatcatctacggggTGAGGACCAGACTGATCCGGGCCATGCTGCTCCTTCTCTTTTCTCATAAAGGGACCTAAAGTTTTCTACTGGGCTCTGGCTCTCAGTCCGAGCtccgtgcagagctggctggggacatggtcCTGGGCCCCCTTCCCTGAATCACTGTTTGTACCGTACAAGTGACATTCAATCCTTTCCTGACCATGCTATGCTGTGTCAGACTCCCTAACTGGGAAATGGATCTGTGTACAACTCATTAACTCATAGGGTGGCCACACTGtacccagtattcaagatgtgggcgtaccatggatttatataagtgcaataagatattctctatccctcttttaatgattcctaatgtcctgtttgcttttttgactgctgctgcacagtgcatggacgtcttcagagaactatccacaatgattcccaGATCTCTTtactgattagttgtagctaaattagcccccattatattgcatgtatagttggggttatgctttccaatgtgcataactttacatttatccacattacatttcctttgccatgttgttgcccaatcacttagttttgtgaaatctttttGAAGGCCTTCGCGGTTTGTTTTGGTCTTAACtaccttgagcagtttagtatcatctgcaaactttgccacctcactgtttacccctttctccagatcatttctgaataagttgaataggattggtcctaggagtgacccttggggaacaccactagttacccctctccattctgaaaatttgccatttattcctaccctttgttccctgtcttttaaccagttctcaatccatgaaagcatcttccctcttgtcccatgacaacttaatttacgtaagagtctttggtgagggaccttgtcaaaggctttctggaaatctaagtacattatgtccactggatctccctcaaagaactctaacagattagttagacatgatctccctttacagaaaccatgttgacttttgcccaacaatttatgttcttctatgtgtctgaccattttattctttactattgtttcaactaatttgcctggtactgacgttagacttaccggtctgtaattgccaggatcacctttagagcccttcttaaatattggcattacattagctatcttccagtcattgggtacagtagctgatttaaaggacaggttacaaaccatagttaatagttctgcaatttcacatttgagttctttcagaactcttgggtgatgccgtctggtcccggtgacttgttactgttaagtttatcaattatttccaaaacctcctctagtgacacttcaatctgtgacaattcctcagatttgtcacctataaAAGACGGCTCggttttgggaatctccctaagaTCCACAGctctgaagactgaagcaaataattcatttagtttctctgcgatgactttatcatctttaagtgctccttttgtatctcgatcgtccaggggccccactagttgtttagcaggcttcctgcttctgatgtacttaaaacattttgttgttaccttttgggtttttggctagctgttgtGCAAACTCcctttttgcttttcttatacatttttacatttaatttggcagtgtttatgctcctttctatttacctcactaggaattgacttccactttttaaaagatgcctttttatctctcactgcctCTTTTACATGGTTCTTAAGCCACTGTGCctctttttttagttcttttactgtgttttttaatttggggtatacatttaagttgagcctctattatggtgtctttgaaaagtgtccatgaagcttgcagggattttactctagtcactgtaccttttgatttctgtttaacgaacctccttgtttttgcataattcccctttctgaaattaaatgccacagtgttgggctttTGAGGTGTTCTTCTCACCACAAGAATGTTAAATgctgttatattatggtcactatttccaagcggtcctgttctAGTTAgcctttggaccagatcctgcgctccactcaggactagatcaagagttgcctctccccttgtaggTTCCTGTACcacctgctccaagaagcagtcgttTAAAGTAcagagaaattttgtctctgcatttcctcctgaggtgacatgcacccagtcaatatgggaataattgaaatcccccactattattgagttctttattttgatagcctctctaatctcccttagcatttcatcgtcactatcactgtcctgatCAGTTGGTCAATAATAGATctctactgttatattcttattagagcctggaattactatccagagagattctatggaacatgtagattcatttaagatttttatttcatttgattctacattttctttcacatataggtgcattccctccccctcccccccgcccacacgacctgttctgtccttctgatatattttgtaccctggaatgattgtgtcccattgattgtcctcactccaccaggtttctgtgatgacgattatatcaatatcctcctttaacatgaggcactctagttcatccatattatttagacttctagcatctgtgtacaaacactttaaaaacttgtcactctttatttgtctgcccttttctgatgtgtcagattctttatgtacatgtttctcatctgatctggcccctaCTTTATCCtcctccattcccctcctcctgactaaaacctagataATCTCtctcaatagactctcctctaagagaaatCTCTGTCCGAcccacgtgcgcctctgcagaGATCGGctttccccatctcttagttttaaaattgctctgcaacctttttaatgtgaagtgccagcaggctggctcccCTTTGGTTTAGGAGGAgcccatcatagaaggcaattaggttggtcagGACTTGACTtttgtgaatccatgttgactgttcttgattaacttcctctcctccaagcacaatagattccttgaagacctgcctCATGATTTTCCCctgtgaggctgaccggtctgtagttcccaggttctccttcttcccttttttaaaagatgggcactacatttgcctttttccaattgtccttGACCTGCCCAGTTGCCATgagctttcaaagataatggtcaatggctccgcaatcacatccgccaactccctgAGCACTCTTGGGTGtattgcatccggccccatgtacatgtccagcttttctaaatagtcatcaacctgttctttcaccatggagggctgctcacctcctccccatactgtgttgtacagggcagcagtctgggagctgaccttgtcttcgaagactgaaggaaaaaaggtttcagagtaacagccgtgttagtctgtattcgcaaaaagaaaaggaggacttgtggcaccttagagactaatcaatttatttgagcataagctttcgtgagctacagctcacttcattggatgcaagtgCTCCGGTCGGCAGCGCTCCACTCCCCGCTCAGCCTGGGCCCCTTCTCTCTCCTTAGCAGTAGGGCTGCA carries:
- the LOC119565132 gene encoding olfactory receptor 52R1-like, with the translated sequence MSHSNTTDFTNPSTFILLGIPGLEMAHVWISIPFCTMYVIAILGNFTILFIVKTEPSLHGPMYYFLFMLAISDLVLSTSILPRTLSIFWFNSRVIDFSACLTQMYFIHCFSVIESGIFVAMALDRYVAICHPLRHSAILTNRVVANIGLALVLRGSIVILPTAFLARQWPYCRTNIIPHSYCEHIAVVKLACNNTRVSRYYGLFVVFFVTGLDVLFIAVSYTQILRAIFSLPTKDARLKTFGTCSSHLCVILAFYIPALFSFLTQRFGHNVALHFHVLMANMYLLVPPMLNPIIYGVRTRLIRAMLLLLFSHKGT